The following nucleotide sequence is from Halococcus salsus.
TGTGAGCGTGGTCGTACGGTGCGAAGATCCGGTGTTTGATTAACAGCCGTATTCTGATTTCACGCAACCGCTTGGGGAGTGCGTTCTTGTCGTAGCCTTTGTCTGCAGCAAGAGTCCGCAGATCGCCCGCGTTCCGGCGGGCGATCTGCTCGCACAGGTCGGCGTCACTTCCCCCAAGCGTGGTCGAGCAGTGCACGTCGAGGACGGCTTGGGATTCTGTATCGACGAGTTTGGTAACTTTGAGTGTCTGAATGCGGTAGTTGGTACGGTGGCAGTAGTGGCGGCTGGCGCGGTCTCGGTCGTAGAACGTGGCGTCGAGGGCGGCGTGTTCGGACGGGTCGTGCAGCTGCGCCGACTGGCGCAGCAGCACTCGACAGAGACTCATCTCGATCCGATCGAGTGCCTTACACAACGTCGACGATGCAGGGAGATCGGCCGCGTTGAGGCCAATCTCCCGAAGTATTTGTGGCATCTCCTTCAGCAGATCGATGGTCATTCGGTAGGTAGTATCGAGGTAAATCCGGAGACAGTGCAGTGAAACGAGGGCGTAGTCGGCGAATCCGCCGCCACCGTTCGGGGCGGCGGATTCGTCTCTATCGCCAGTAACGTTTTGAGCCACCAAACGCATCGCTCGGTGAAGCGAGAGATCTGGGTCATGATCCACACCGATCTCTCGCTTCAGCGCCTTTGATTTAGCGACTGATCCCGCCGCCTAGTGATTCAACAGATCCCAGATGACTCAGCGTGGCCGCCGCGAAATCGAGGCCCGTCGCGAGTGGGAAGAACAATACGTTGCTGCCGAGGCTTGATAGCCACCGCTCACATATCAAGAACGAAACAATGAGCGATGGGAATGGTGTTGTGACGAGTCTCACATCCCGAACTGCGGTTTGAGAGGGATTGCTGACCGCGAGCGTGAAACGTCTATTCTGGAGGACGAGACCAAACGTCGAATGTGTTGTGCTATTTGGTAACAAGAACTAAGGGGCCCTAACCCATAGCGAGACATGCAGGCGTGTTGCCTGTACTACGTGCGGCCAACACGGGGACACCGCGCGTAGGAGTATACACAAACCACGGGCCGGGGGGCAAACCGGCCGGCCCATTTTCTACCCAGACATCTGTTAGTGAATGGCTTCGGAAGCAGGGCAGAGGTTGGGGAGCAAGGCTGAGAAAACACTTTGGAGGTCAGCTCAAGGTGATTGTTCTTTTGTAGGGCTCCACAGTAGTCAAATCGTTCGAGAGGGTTCTAATCTGTCCCAAATCGGATGAGAGATAGACCACTGAGATACGTCAATCACTTGTCTGAGAAGCGTAGTAGGAAAGGCCGCAAGGACGGTCACAAAGCGGGACAGTCGGCGATGCTGATGTGCCCTGTGCTCCCGGTGGCGACGGAAGCAACAACCCACACCATATCAACGAAACCATTGTTCCGGGCTGTCTCGCGTGAAAACCGTACTTCGTCATCATCTTAGCGATAGACCAATGCTCATAGCCACACGTTTATTGTTGACGACATACTCAGCCCAGATACGAAGGCGGTCACAAAGTGAGGTGGTGGGCGTTGCCGATGTGCGCTGGACCCCCAGTAGCGTTGGAGGTAGCAAACGCCGATCACGTGTGTACCCCAACACATCATCGAAAGCATAGTTCCTACCACCTCGCGTGAAATCCGCTCTTCGTCGTAACTTAGAGAGTCGGAGCATCAACCTGCGGAACAATCACTGTTGGGTCGTTCTGGCTGGAGAGAAAAGCCTAGAAAGAGCTCCTTCTGAATAAGAAGTTCAAGTTATTTACCTGGAGACCTCGGACGGGCCTACACATTTTAGATAGAGCAGATATCAAGCCAATACCGCTGATAGTCTACCAAACTATCACACTACTACGCTTGAACTTCGTCGATCTCTTCAATACTAATATGACACACTTATCACTTAGACAAAAGACCGATACAGCTCCGAAGTAAGGTTAGTATATGGTACCTAATCAACCGATTACAGAGATATCCAAGTCGAATCTCCTCAACGAAATTCTCGAGAATGAGTCACACGACCTCCTTTGCACTGGGTTCAATGAAGCTCTCGTTGAGGCACTCATCACCGTACTCGAGGAAAGAGATGACCCACCGACTGTCCATCTCCTTGCGACCACATCCGTATTGAGATGGGTTCGAGACGATTTCGACCTGGCGAGCGGGGCTGCAGACCTTGTTGAGAGTGGAAGGCTCTCATTACGGGCAGGCGAAGGCACATTTGAGAATCAATTGGTCATCATTGAGGAGTCAGTTGTTTCGCTTGTCACCACCGGTGAGAACCCTGTAGCTCTCCCAACTGACCACGAGGAATTCGTTGGTGCAGCAAACGAAAAGTGGAACGACCGTTGGAACCGGGCCGAAGAGTTCTCACTCCGAACCCCAGGACGCTCACGGATTGAAGAGTCCCTAAGGGAAGAATTCGGCTCGGCGGTCGAGACGGATTTCCGAGCGATGCTTGACGCTGTTGGGGGTACTCGTAGCGATGAGAATCTTGACGTGGTAGACATCTGCCTTCTCGTGGCTGCCAAGCACGAACTCCTCCTCTACGATATCTCGAACTGGGGCGAGGAGGTCGGCGTTGCGAGCAAGGCAACCTTCTCGCGAGGGAAGAACACTCTCGAAGAGGGCGGGCTGATCGAGACCGAGAAGGTCCCGATC
It contains:
- the tbsP gene encoding transcriptional regulator TbsP — translated: MVPNQPITEISKSNLLNEILENESHDLLCTGFNEALVEALITVLEERDDPPTVHLLATTSVLRWVRDDFDLASGAADLVESGRLSLRAGEGTFENQLVIIEESVVSLVTTGENPVALPTDHEEFVGAANEKWNDRWNRAEEFSLRTPGRSRIEESLREEFGSAVETDFRAMLDAVGGTRSDENLDVVDICLLVAAKHELLLYDISNWGEEVGVASKATFSRGKNTLEEGGLIETEKVPIDVGRPRLRLLFGKDELQDADMDALPSVAQRLLSEAA